One Malus sylvestris chromosome 14, drMalSylv7.2, whole genome shotgun sequence DNA segment encodes these proteins:
- the LOC126598593 gene encoding uncharacterized protein LOC126598593, with the protein MASMQCHKPATNEACPKTSQNMPASESSLGQKVSGFLKGHHGSHSSSHTQRSATATNGQGHHATNGTACHGRTKKKGEHRNKKTGGGRNLLQKIKDGISGHSSSSSDSSDGESDKEGSCRKKN; encoded by the exons ATGGCCTCAATGCAATGCCACAAGCCTGCCACTAATGAGGCATGCCCCAAAACTTCCCAAAACATGCCTGCCAGTGAGAGCTCATTAGGGCAAAAGGTGTCTGGCTTTCTGAAAGGTCACCATGGCTCTCACAGCAGCAGCCACACTCAGCGCTCAGCCACCGCAACTAACGGTCAGGGGCACCATGCAACTAACGGCACGGCGTGCCATGGAAGAACCAAGAAGAAGGGTGAGCACAGGAACAAGAAGACAGGAGGAGGCAGAAATCTTCTTCAGAAGATCAAGGATGGTATTTCCGGCcatagcagcagcagcagcgacAGCAGCGACGGCGAGAGCGACAAGGAAGGCAGCTGCAGAAAGAAG AACTAA